A part of Anaerolineales bacterium genomic DNA contains:
- a CDS encoding AAC(3) family N-acetyltransferase: MPIVTSSDQIRSQLEVAFGSLEGNPLIVHSDLVRIGFVPKGRSLEQQLADWLTMILEAASGRTLLFPTFNYDYAKSGRYRPRTDPAQVGALNEYVRIQVPGQRTLTPIFNFAVVNGASFPLEPAGNPFDDASTFGVARNAGGSVVFLGAAPAANTFIHHVEEAVEVPYRYLKPFPGVIEIDDSQREVTLHYRVRPAAASTVEYDWQRLAADLRSRGILSSFPVGNASLEFYRAPALYDYWCQRLRENEHFLLTEDSFRKVHDMYRQYGKPLRYRTVEADKQAGS, encoded by the coding sequence ATGCCGATTGTGACGTCATCCGACCAGATCCGGAGCCAGCTTGAGGTTGCCTTCGGCAGTCTCGAAGGCAATCCGCTGATTGTGCACAGCGATCTGGTGCGGATTGGATTCGTCCCCAAGGGCCGGAGCCTCGAGCAGCAGCTGGCGGATTGGCTGACGATGATTCTGGAGGCAGCCAGCGGGCGCACGCTGCTGTTTCCGACCTTCAACTACGACTACGCCAAGAGCGGACGCTACCGGCCGAGAACGGATCCGGCCCAGGTCGGCGCCCTCAACGAGTACGTCCGGATCCAGGTTCCTGGCCAGCGCACCCTCACCCCGATCTTCAATTTCGCCGTCGTGAATGGGGCGAGTTTTCCTCTTGAGCCTGCCGGCAATCCGTTCGACGATGCCTCCACATTCGGGGTCGCTCGCAACGCTGGCGGGAGTGTCGTGTTTCTGGGAGCCGCACCGGCTGCCAACACGTTTATCCATCATGTGGAGGAAGCGGTAGAGGTCCCGTACCGCTACCTCAAGCCGTTTCCTGGGGTGATCGAAATCGATGATTCGCAGCGAGAGGTCACGCTGCACTATCGAGTCCGACCTGCGGCCGCGAGCACGGTCGAGTACGACTGGCAGCGCCTGGCTGCGGACCTGCGGTCGCGGGGGATCCTAAGCAGCTTCCCGGTCGGGAACGCAAGTCTTGAATTCTACCGAGCGCCGGCGCTCTACGACTACTGGTGCCAGCGGCTGCGCGAGAATGAGCACTTCCTGCTGACGGAGGACTCCTTCCGCAAGGTCCACGACATGTACCGGCAGTACGGCAAGCCCTTGCGTTATCGGACGGTTGAGGCCGACAAGCAGGCGGGGTCGTAG